The genomic DNA CTCGTGGCAGTTGCTCGTCGTGGGAGTGTTCGGCGGAGCCCTGTTCTCGCTGGTTTTTCGGGGTCTGGTTTCCTCTGTTCGCAGGGCGGGCGCCCGGCAGGCGGAGGCAGCCAACCGGATGACGGCGATGTTTACCGATTCGCTGGTCGGGGCCAAGCCGCTTAAGGTTATGGGCGCGGAGAAGGGATTCATTCGATACGTCAAGGTGCAGGTGGATCACTTCAAGACGGCCACCAGGCAGTATGTGGTGGGGAGCAGCTCCCTGGTTTCGGTGCAGGAGCCCTCTCTTGTTCTGCTTCTGGCTCTGGGGTTGTATGTCGCCGCCACGCGCCTGTCCCTTCCCTCTTCCACCCTGCTGGTGATGGCCTTTTTCTTTTTCAGGATACTGAGCCGTTTTTCGAGTTTCCAGCAGGCTGTGCAGATGTACGCCGCCTGCGAGGGCGGGTTGCTTTCGCTATTGGGCAAGCTTTCTTCCATCACCGATCATGCCGAGGGAGAGAATGGCTCAAATGACGTTGTCCTCTCGCGCGCCGTGACACTGCGCAAGGTCTGCGTGAGCTACGGCGACAGGCAGGTGCTGCGGAACCTTGACCTGGAGGTGCGTTTTGGATCGCTGACGTCGCTGTGCGGTCCCTCGGGCGTTGGCAAGACCACGGTAGCCGATGTCGTGACGGGACTGATCATGCCAGATTCCGGAGAGGTGCTGGTCGATGGCGTTCCTCTCCGGGAGATTGAAATGCGATGCTGGCGACAGCAGATCGGATACGTGCCACAGGAGTTGTTTCTTTTCAACGATTCGGTCAAGAACAACGTGCTGCTTGGCCGCGACTATCCGGACGAAGAGGTCTGGGAGGCGTTGGAGCGGGCTGGGGCGGCCGGCTTCGTGCGAAGCTGTGCAGGGGGGCTGGATTTCGTGGTCGGAGAGCACGGGCGTATGCTTTCGGGTGGGCAGCGGCAAAGACTGATGATCGCTCGCGCCTTGATTTCCAAGCCCCGTTTGCTCATCCTTGACGAGGCGACCACGGGGCTGGACGCCGAAACCGAGGCGGGAATCCTGGAAAGCCTTTCAGCGATCAAGGGAGAGATGATGATACTTGCCATATCCCATCAACCGGCAATCAAGGCGGTCTCCGACGCGATACACGACTTCGGCGTGCCGGGAGAAGGTGAAAGGGTGACGCATGAGAGCTAGGCTACTGGCTGGATTCAACATAGCGCGTCATTACATTCGGAACTATCCCGTGCTTGTGTCGCCCAGCAGGTCACTCGGACTGTTCAGGGACGGCTCGCCATGGGATTACGAGGCTGAGCTGCGTTTCGGCTCGAGAAGGTTCTTTGCCAGAAAGGAAGACATGAACGCCGTCCACGAGGTGCTCCTCGACGACGCTTACGGCTTCGTCGCCGGGTTTCTGAAGAGCCTTCCGCGGCGGCCGGTGGTTCTGGACCTCGGGGCCAACATCGGCTGCTTCGCCCTGCGGATATTCTCAGCCCACCCCGATGCGCGCGTTGTCTCCGTGGAGGCCGCGTCGGACACCTACGCAGTGCTGCAGAAGAATATCGCACGAAACGTCGATCTCGACTGGCAGGCGCTCCATGCCGGCGTGTGGGAGTCCGATGGCGTGCTGCACCTTGATCGTGGCGAGCGCCCTGTCCTGAACCAGGTGTCGAGCGACGGGGACGGCGATCCTGTTCCGGCTTTGACTGTCGCATCCCTGAAACGAAAAATGACTCTGGACTCCATCGATCTGATCAAGATGGATATCGAGGGTGCCGAAAACGCGGTGATACCGGCGTGCATCGATGACCTTGAGGCCAAGTATCTGGTGGTCGAAATGCACAGAAGCCTTGGCGATTGCACCGTGGCGTGCGCCATGCTGCAGAACCGTTATCCATACGCGCTCACCCACGACGCGTCTGGCTCGGAGAATCCGGTATATCTGATTTCCAGGCATGAGGTGGCAGCCCCCGGTATGTCGCTGGTGAACATGGTCAGCCACCTGACGGCGTTCGGTCCGCAATCCCGTCAGGCGAGCTAGGGGGCGAGATGGGCGCAAGCAAACTGCTGATAGTCAATCCCAGTTGCCCCGGGTGGCCGGAGTGGCCCGTGGGCATGGCCTATGTGCTCGCATGTCTTGAGCAGCGCGGCATCCCCTTTGATCTCATCGATCTCGCCCGGGTCGAAAATTGGGAAAAATCGCTGGCCGCCGCGCTGGACTCCGACCGATACCTGGCTGTCGCCAGCGGCGGACTCATCGGCGACTACCGTTTCTTCCGGCGGCTGCGTGAACTGGCCGGGAAGAAATCGCCGGATACGCCTTTTGTGCTCGGCGGCAACATCACCAAGGACGGCAACGACCGGCTGCTCTTCGACATCATCGGGGTCGACTACGCCATCCTGGGCGAGGCGGAGACATCCCTACCCGCCTTCGTGGAGGGGTTGCGCGCGGGCCGCGAGGATTTCCACGGCTACGACGGCGTCATCTTCCGCGAAAAGGCGACCGGCCAGGTGGTGAGGAACAAATTCAAGCGGCTGGATCTGAAGCGGCACAAGGTGCGGCCAGCATGGCACCACTTTGATTGTGACTATTTCATAACAATGTCGAGCTTCCCCTTCATGGGCGGCGGGCTCAGGTCCATGCCCGTGCTTTCGGGGCGAGGCTGCGTGGGAAAGTGCGGGTTCTGCTCGCCGTCAATCGGCGGTTTCAGAAAAAGGGAAATTGCCGATCTCATAGACGAGATACGATTTTTGATCCGGGAGTACGATTTTGACAAGCTCTGCTTCCTCAACGAGATGTTCTATCCGACGGCCCGCGAGGTGAGGGAATTCTGCGCCGCCTACGCAGCTCTTGAGACCAGAAAGCCATGGTTCGTCCAGGTCCGCATCGACGCGGGGCTTGATGCCGAAACGCTGGTCATGATGAAGGAAGCAGGCTGCATAGCGGTATCCGCAGGCATAGAAAGCGGCTCAGACGACGTGCTGGCGGCGATGAACAAGAAGACGACGGCAGAACAGATTCGGACGTTCTTCAGAAACTGCAAGGCGGCCGGCATGCCCTCCAATGGGACGTTCATCATCGGCTACGATGGGGAGACCGCCGAAGATCTGCGCAAGACCATCGACCTGCTCATTGAGGAGGACATCAGCTCTGGCGACGCCCTGCTCGTGGCATACCAGGGAACCAAGGTGTACCGGAAGGCGCTGGGTGCCGGGCTTATCGAGGACGAGGACAAGCACCTGGACGATTTTTGCTGCGACATATTCGCTCCGGACGCATACAGCCGATTCTGCAACATGACGGCCATGAGCACCGACGAGTTCTTTGACCTAGCTCCGAAGGAAGTGCGTCGCTACAATACCTATGTTTTCGACAAGTACAAGGTCCGCGACCTCTCGCTGACCATTGATGGGAACTGGCGGTGGACCTCTGTGCTTCTTGAGGGAAAGTGCCGCGAGTGCGGTGCGCCCGTGCGGGAAAGGTTCCTGGCCTACGGAGCCGAGTTCCTGGGCCTTCTCGGAATAGGAATGAGTCGCAACACCTTTTGCGGCCATTGTTTCAAACCCTTGGCCTTCGACATCTTCGAAGCCGGGGAGATGCCGGAGGGCAGGGCGCATGTCCGCGAAGTGTCCAAGGCGCTTGCCCGCTACAGGCGCATTCTCGTCTGTGCGCCCACGAATGACGTAAACTTCTTGTTGAGAATAAATTTCCTGTCACTGGATTATGAATTGATCCACGGTATCTATCTCTACCGCGACGAACCGGTCGGGCGATATCTTAAATACCCTGTGCTCAAAGAGGGCGAGATAGTGGGGAGCGGGGCGGACTGCCTACTCTGCTTCGACGTGGACGCAGGGGCTTCTGTCAGGCGACTGTACGCGAGGCTGGGCCGGGAGTGCCCGCCGGTCGTTCATGCCCATCCGGAGGCGTTCCGGCGGAGCGTGGCGGCCAAGGTTCCTCACGCCTATCGAATCAATCAGGTGTTCAAGCGGCTTTTCGGGGTGTCCGTCAGGACGGTCCTCGACAGGGCGCGCGCCCTGGTTGGCCGTTGATCCGTGCGTGGGAGCGACCCGAGACGCATTAAACAACAGGGAGGCCGGACTGTGCCGCTGAAAAGAAAAATTGACGCAGCCGCGGTTGCTGCAAGGATGACGCTGGCAGTAGCCACAAACACTGGCAACGTGCCTGCAGATTACAAGAGTATGGTCCTGATCGAGCCGACCTCGGTGTGCAATCTCGCATGCCCCCTGTGCCCCACCGGAACGAAGACTCTGGAGCGGGAGAACAAATTCATCGACATGGACGTGTTCGATCGAATCCTGGAGGTGACCGCCCCCGTGGCGGAGGGCTATATCATCAACCTCTTCGGCGAACCGACCTTCCATCCCCGCTTCTCGGATATTCTGGCCAAAACAAGCCGTCTGCCCACATGGCTTTCGACCAACCTCAGCTACGGCGAAGAAGCCGTGCGCGAGATGGCGCACTGGCCGCATCTGCGGGTCATTTGCTCGGTAGATACACTGGACCCCGAAAAATACAGCGAATACAGGGTCGGTGGAAACTATGACACGGTGATGCGAAATCTGGAAATTCTTTCCAAGGGACAGTGTCAGGTATATCCACAGTTCCTCGTGTCCGGCGATGCAGAAGACGAAGCCGCGTATGTCGCATTTGCCAAGCGTTTCGACATTCCCGTGGCTAATGTCCTTCTCAAGGCCAAGTTCCAGAGCTTCCGGCTCGACGAGACGGACAAGCCCGTTTCCGGAGTCTGTCATTCCTGCTACACCGGGATTTACTTCAATTGCGATGGGTATCTTGTGCCCTGCTGCAACAATGTGCGGCGAGAGCTATACATTCACCACATAAGCGAGATCAATTCCATCGACGACATCTACCGGGGTGAGCGGGTCCGGAACATCCGCAGGGAGCTGGTCAGAAACAAGAACCGCTTCAAGAGTTGCGGTCGTTGTCCCGGGCTTGGCTTCTGGGACACCAAGTTTGTGGAGTACCTGCAATGTGCGAGATCGCTTCTCCCCGGAGGGGGGGCGAAGCGGGAGTCGCCTCAGAATATAGCTTTTTGACGAGTCGCGATCACGGTTCCTGGTTGTCATGAAGGAACGGATTGACGGTACATTGACCGGCGCGGCGGAGGACTATGCGAATTACCTTGGTTCTTGAAAACATACGTGGAGGCGGTGCGCCGTTTTCGGCGGTCAACTGGGCCAACGCCTGGCAGCGCAGGGGACACCAGGTGTCCATCGTTGTCGTTCATCCCAACGAAGGGCAGGGTGCCGACTTCGCTCTGGGTGAGGGCGTGACGCTGACGCGCATCGACGTGCAGGATCGTGCTGTCTCAAGCCGATTTGGGGCGCTGCGCCGTCTGTGGAACTGCCTCTCCCTTCTTCGAGGTACTATCAGGGCTACGAAACCTGAGGTGGTCCTCTCTTTTGCCGCTCCCATCAACGTGAGGATGCTCATGGCCTGCATTGGCCTGCCTTTTCACCGCATCGTAATGGAACAGACCCACCCGGGCATGGAGTCGCATGGTAAGTTCTGGGAAAAATGGAGGAAGCGTCTGTATCCGCGGGCATCGGCCCTGGTCAACCTCACGCGGGATGCGCACGACTGGTGTCAGGAGCGGTTTCCCGTGGCTCGCACGGCCGTTATTCCCAACCCCGTCCTGCCGCCTGCCACCACCGGGCAGCCGAAGCGCCGGGGCCGTCTGGTAGTGGCTGCGGGCCGACTGGTGGAGCAAAAACGTTTTGATCTGCTGATAGCCGCCTTTGCCATGGTGGCGGAGGAGTCTCCCGACTGGAACCTGGTCATCTACGGCGAGGGGGCCGATCGGGAGTGGCTGGAGTCGCTGGTGGCCGGACACGGGCTGGCCGGGCGCATATCCCTGCCGGGCTGGGCGGGTGACCTTTCCGCAAAGATGGCGGAGGGAGAGTTCTTTGTCCTTTCGTCGGGGTACGAAGGGTTCGGCAACGTCATCTGCGAGGCCATGGCCGTCGGGAGGCCTGTTGTGTCTTTCAACTGCCCCAGCGGGCCGGGGGACATAATCCGACACGAGGTGGACGGGCTGCTAGTCCCCCCGCTCGACACTGAGGGCTTGGCCGCAGGCATGGCGCGCCTCATGCGCGACGAGGCCCTGTGCGCCAGGTTGGGTGCACGCGCTCCCGAAGTGCTTGAGCGGTTCTCGCTGGAGAGAACCCTCGAGATGTGGGATGCGCTTTTCGAACGGGTCATGGGCGAGGGGCGCTCCCGATGACTCTGCACAGCGTAAGAGCCGGAGGGAAACGGTGAAAGAGCATCTGAAGAAGGTAGTGTGTAAGGCCTATACCGCTTATGTTTGGTGCTACGATCTGCTGTGCGGGCGACACCCTCGGCTGTACCCCTGGCATTTCCAATGGCACGCCATACGGTTCCTCAACAGGGACATGGACGATGTGCTCCCGACCCTCAGGGGAAGGGTGCTCGATCTGGGGTGCGGTCTCCAGCCCTATCGTGGCCTGCTCGACAAGTCGGTTCAGTACGTGGGAGTGGATATCGCCGCCGCTCCAGGGGTGGACGTGGTCATCGAGGAGGGGGCGGGGCTGCCCTTTCCCGACACATCCTTTGACGGCGTGCTGAGCACGCAGGTCTTTGAGCACGTGGCCGACCTCGAGCAGTGCGTGGCCGAGATCCGTCGTGTTCTCAAGCCAGGCGGAACGCTCGTGCTCTCCGTTCCATTCATATATCAGCTCCACGGCAAGCCGCACGACTATCGCAGATTGACGGAGTACGGAGTGGTCCAGATGCTTCGGGGGTTCTCCGTCGATACGGTGCGCCGGGAGGGGGCTGTGGGCAGTACCTTGGCGGTCCTCTTCCTCGGGTGGGTCAACGCACAGCTTAGTGTGAACACGTATGTGTGGGCCATAAAGGCTCTGCTGCTGCCAGTGTGGATAGTGGCGTCTCTGCTGGTAAACATGCTGGGGCTGCTTCTTGACTTCGTGGATTCCACCGGTTCCTTCTACGGCAACTTATTTGCCCTCGCGCGAAAAGAATAGCCGGGCATGAAGATAGTTCTTCTCAGCACATTGTTTTCCGCCGGAGGCGCAGCCCGTGTCATGACTACGATGGCCAATTATTGGGTTGCGGCCGGGCACGAGGTGCACTTGTTCAGCTTTGAGGACCGCGGGGAGGTGCCGTTTTATCCTCTGCACCCCAGGGTGTGTGTCACCAACTTGTCACTCAACCGGTGCTCGCCGAATCTGCTTGCCTCCATGGTCAACAATTGGCAGCGTCTTGCCACGATCCGGAGCAACGTGAAGGCGGTGGAGCCAGATGCAGTCGTCAGCTTCATCGATACGGCCAACATCCGCACGGTGGTCGCGCTCCTGGGCACGGGCATCCCCGTGATCGTATCGGAGCGGGTTCACCCCGGGCACGAGCAGATCGGCTGGCTCTGGGGGACGCTGCGGCGACTGGTCTACCCCCTGGCAGAATCTTTGGTGGTCCAGACGAAAGACATTGGGGAATTCTTCAGCGGCTACCGGCTGCGCGATCTGCGGGTCATCCCCAACGCCGTGGTCGCCCCGGCACCAGATGCGGGGGGGGAGACGCTGGACGGTTTGACGCTTCTCGCCGTGGGTCGGCTTGACAGGCAGAAGGGATATGATCTGTTGGTGCGCGCATTTTCCAGGGTGGCGGCGAAGCATCCGGGCTGGACCCTCCGCGTGGCCGGGGATGGCCCCCTGCGTGACGAACTGGCGCAACTGACCGGAGCCCTCTCGCTGGACGACAGGGTAGTGTGGATGGGGCAGGTGGCCGATGTGGCGGGACTCTACGCCCAGTCGAACGCCTACGTCATGTCGTCGTCCTACGAGGGGTTTCCCAACGCTCTTTGCGAGGCCATGGCGGCGGGGCTTGCCTGTGTATCCACGGACTGTCCGTCGGGGCCGGCGGACATCATACGGGACGGGGAGAACGGCCTGCTTGTTCCCTGCGACGACGAACACGCCCTGGCCGCCGCCCTGGACCGGCTGATGGCCGACCCCGACCTCAGGCGCACCCTGGGAGCAAGGGCCGCAGGCGTGGTCGACAGGTTCAGCCAGGACAGAATAATGGGAATGTGGGAAGAGTGCATTCTTGAGGCGATCGGAAGACGGGTCAGGTCGTGACGACCTGGCGGCATCAGCAAACGCAGACGGGAGTGGTTTGACGTGAATCGTGATATGCCCATGTCGGAACGGTTCGCCTTTGGCGAGAACTGGAGGCGGTTTCTGGGGGATTTGTCTGATGAGCGCATCGACGAGGCCCAGTGGTCTCTTGTCGATATGCTGGGGGACGGTCGGCAATTCGAGGGCAGGCACTTTTTCGACATAGGATGCGGGAGCGGCCTGTTCTCTCTGGCGGCCAGAAACCTCGGGGCAGAGGTCGTGTCGATCGATTTTGACCCGGAGTCGGTGGAGTGCGCCAGGTATCTCAAGGAGAAGTACCATCCGGGGGACGAGAAGTGGCGGATCATGCGGGGCTCTGTGCTGGATCGCGAGTTCATGGCGCAATGCGGACAGGCGGACATCGTCTATTCGTGGGGCGTGCTGCACCACACCGGGAGCATGTGGGAGGCCATGGCCAACGCCCTTGACGCCGTGGCGGACCGCGGGCTGGTCCACCTGGCCATATACAATGATCAGGGCGGGTATTCTGATCGCTGGAAAACCATCAAGCGCTGGTATGTGGGGATGCCTAAGTGGGCGCGCCCGCTCCTGTGCACGGCCGTCCTCGTCGTGCGCGAGGCCAAGCCCACCCTGGGGCAGCTGCTCCGCCTCAGGAATCCCTGGAATTACTGGATGTCGAAGAAGCAGGAGCGGGGCATGTCGTTCTGGACCAACGTGGCCGACTGGGTGGGTGGGTACCCTTTTGAGGTAGCCAAGCCCGAGGAGGTCTTCGATTTTTGCCGTGCAAGGGGCTTCGTGCTTTTGCGGCTGAGGACCAATCGCGGCGAGGCCGGGTGCAACGAGTTCGTGCTGAGAAAGGGCGGAGTCGTATAGCATGTGCGGCATCGCGGGTGTTTTTTCCTCAAGCCCTGTCCGTCCCGAAGTCCTTGGGGCGATGACGGACTCGCTGGCGCACCGCGGGCCTGATGATTCCGACATCTGGATCGATGCCGCGGCGGGGATCGGCGTCGGACACAGGCGGCTTTCCATCCTCGACCTCTCTCCCTTGGGCCGCCAGCCCATGCACTCCGCCTGCGGGCGCTATGTCATTGCGTACAATGGCGAGGTATACAACTTCCCTGCTCTCCGTAACGAGCTGGAGGCCCTGGGGCATCGTTTCAAGGGGGGCTCGGACACAGAGGTCATGCTGGCTGCCTTTGCCCAATGGGGGGTGGAGGGCGCCGTGTCCAGGTTCGTGGGCATGTTTGCCTTCGCGGTATGGGACAGGGCTGAACGAAGACTTTTTCTCGTACGTGATCGCTTGGGCATCAAGCCATTATACTATGGCTGGGCCGGGGACGCATTCCTTTTCGCGTCTGAGCTGAAGGCTTTCCGGCAATATCCCGGATTTGACCCGTCCCTGGATCGCGATGCACTGTCCTTGTATTTCCGCCATAACTATGTTCCTGCGCCATGGACCATATACCAGCGGGCCAGAAAGCTGGAGCCGGGGTGCATCCTGGCGCTGGATGCCCCTGCGGGCGAGCCCCGCCTCACTGTCTACTGGTCCGCGCTGGACGCCTGGAACCACGGCGCGGCCAACCCGTTTGCAGGCACCGAGGAGGACGCCGCCGATCGTCTGGAGGCTCTGCTTGCGGACGCGGTGAGGATGCGGCTGATCTCTGACGTCCCCTTGGGTGCGTTACTGTCGGGCGGGATAGATTCGTCGCTCGTGGTCGCACTCATGCAGCGGGCGTCCGACACGCCGGTCAAGACCTTCTCCATAGGTTTTCATGAGGCAGGCTACGACGAGTCCAGGCATGCCAAGGAGGTGGCCAGGTATCTCGGCACCGATCATTCCGAGCTCTACGTGACCCCGCAGGATATGCTGGATGTTGTCCCCTCGATCCCCGGATACTGGGACGAGCCGTTCGCCGACCCCTCGCAGGTGCCGACCTACTGCGTTTGCGCATTGACCCGGAACCATGTCACCGTGGCCCTGTCCGGCGACGGCGGGGACGAACTGTTCGCGGGCTACCAGCGCTATTTTTGGATGGAGCGCTGGGCCAGGTTAGCTCGCGTTCCGCTGTGCGTTCGAGAGTTTTTTGCGCCCATCGTCCGCAACGCCCCGCCGGGCATGTTCCGTGCCCTCGGCGCACTCGGGCAAAAGCTGCGCTGGCGCGTGGACATGCTGGGTATCAGGGAGTTCGCCGAGTTTTATTTGTACTTCATGAGCCATAATCGAAGGCCGACTCTGTTTGTTCCCGGGTCAAGGGAACCGGAAAGCCCCATGACGCGGCACTATGCCCTGAGCAGCCAGGACCGGATAAGGCAAATGACGTTCTGGGACACCAAGGCGTATCTGCCCGACGACATCCTGACCAAGACCGACAGGGCCAGCATGGCTGTGGGGCTCGAGTTGCGCGTGCCCATTCTTGATCATCGCGTGCTGGAATTCGCCGCCACCCTGCCCACGCACATGAAGATGGCCAATGGCGAGGGCAAGCAGGTGTTGCGGCGGATTCTCTATCGCCACGTCCCGCGCGACATCGTTGATCGGCCCAAGATGGGGTTTGGAATCCCTCTGCGGGAGTGGCTCGGGGCAGAGCTTTCAGGCTGGTGCAGGGACACCCTTTCGCTCTCCCGGATAAGATCCCAGGGTTACCTGGACGCCAGGGAGGTGGGGCGGATGCTCAAGGCATTCTATTCTGGCGACGCGGCCCAGTGCCAGCCCCTTTGGAATACGCTCATGTTCCAGGCTTGGCTCGACCTGTGGGGTGAACAGTGAGAACGCCTTACGTTGCGAAAAGAATCTGCCCGTCAGTACTCCGGCTGGGCAGACTTGACGGGAAAGTGTCGTCGTGTGCGGAATAACCGGATTTCTTGCCAATTCCGGCTGGCCGTTCGAATGCATTGATTCGATGGCGGGTGCCATTGCCCATCGGGGGCCGGATGATTCCGGCTCGTGGGCCGACCCTGGGGCCGGGATAGCCCTTGGGCACCGAAGGCTGTCAATCCTCGACCTCTCCGCGCTTGGCCGCCAGCCCATGGTCTCGAACTGCGGTCGATTCGTCATCGCCTACAACGGCGAGGTCTACAACTTCAGAACGATTCGGACCGAGCTGCGAGCCCTTGGCCATGAGTTCAAGGGCGACTCGGATACCGAGGTCATTGTCGCTGGCATGGCCCAGTGGGGGGTGCAGGAGGCGGTCAAGCGGTTCGTGGGCATGTTCGCCTTCGCGCTCTGGGACAGGGGGGAGAGGGCGCTGTATCTCGTTCGTGACCGCCTCGGCATAAAGCCTCTGTACTACGGACGAGTCGCCAACGCCTTTGTCTTCGGTTCGGAGCTCAAGGCGCTCCGGGCCTTCCCCGGATTCTGCAACGACATAGACCGGGGCGCGCTCTCTTTGTATTTCCGGCATAATTATATACCGGCTCCACATTCAATATATCAGGGAGTGCGCAAGCTGGAGCCCGGGAGCATCCTGCGGGTTCAGCCGGGCGGCGAGCCCTCGGTCATCAGGTACTGGTCTGCCGACGAGGTGTGGGATCGAGGTCTTCAGGCGCCCTTTGCCGGGAGCATGGACGAAGGTGCAGAGCGTCTGCACGATCTGCTTGCGGATGCGGTCGGGCTGCGCATGATCTCCGATGTGCCCATAGGAGCATTCCTTTCGGGCGGTATCGACTCCTCCCTGGTGGTTGCCTTGATGCAGGCCCAGAGCAGCAGGCCGGTCAAGACGTTTTC from Pseudodesulfovibrio aespoeensis Aspo-2 includes the following:
- a CDS encoding glycosyltransferase family 4 protein, which encodes MRITLVLENIRGGGAPFSAVNWANAWQRRGHQVSIVVVHPNEGQGADFALGEGVTLTRIDVQDRAVSSRFGALRRLWNCLSLLRGTIRATKPEVVLSFAAPINVRMLMACIGLPFHRIVMEQTHPGMESHGKFWEKWRKRLYPRASALVNLTRDAHDWCQERFPVARTAVIPNPVLPPATTGQPKRRGRLVVAAGRLVEQKRFDLLIAAFAMVAEESPDWNLVIYGEGADREWLESLVAGHGLAGRISLPGWAGDLSAKMAEGEFFVLSSGYEGFGNVICEAMAVGRPVVSFNCPSGPGDIIRHEVDGLLVPPLDTEGLAAGMARLMRDEALCARLGARAPEVLERFSLERTLEMWDALFERVMGEGRSR
- a CDS encoding class I SAM-dependent methyltransferase: MKEHLKKVVCKAYTAYVWCYDLLCGRHPRLYPWHFQWHAIRFLNRDMDDVLPTLRGRVLDLGCGLQPYRGLLDKSVQYVGVDIAAAPGVDVVIEEGAGLPFPDTSFDGVLSTQVFEHVADLEQCVAEIRRVLKPGGTLVLSVPFIYQLHGKPHDYRRLTEYGVVQMLRGFSVDTVRREGAVGSTLAVLFLGWVNAQLSVNTYVWAIKALLLPVWIVASLLVNMLGLLLDFVDSTGSFYGNLFALARKE
- a CDS encoding ATP-binding cassette domain-containing protein gives rise to the protein MGTLFVLSGLAESVGAISLIPLLGALFGETATSNPLLEQIRGLFGLVGIEPTLEALLLVLCAAMVCKGGLVFFAFRQAGYIEAEVMTRLRLQLLDGLLGARWPYFASQSAGSLTHALSLETNQAGVALRSLGQAMSHLVQVIAYLGTGLLVSWQLLVVGVFGGALFSLVFRGLVSSVRRAGARQAEAANRMTAMFTDSLVGAKPLKVMGAEKGFIRYVKVQVDHFKTATRQYVVGSSSLVSVQEPSLVLLLALGLYVAATRLSLPSSTLLVMAFFFFRILSRFSSFQQAVQMYAACEGGLLSLLGKLSSITDHAEGENGSNDVVLSRAVTLRKVCVSYGDRQVLRNLDLEVRFGSLTSLCGPSGVGKTTVADVVTGLIMPDSGEVLVDGVPLREIEMRCWRQQIGYVPQELFLFNDSVKNNVLLGRDYPDEEVWEALERAGAAGFVRSCAGGLDFVVGEHGRMLSGGQRQRLMIARALISKPRLLILDEATTGLDAETEAGILESLSAIKGEMMILAISHQPAIKAVSDAIHDFGVPGEGERVTHES
- a CDS encoding B12-binding domain-containing radical SAM protein, coding for MGASKLLIVNPSCPGWPEWPVGMAYVLACLEQRGIPFDLIDLARVENWEKSLAAALDSDRYLAVASGGLIGDYRFFRRLRELAGKKSPDTPFVLGGNITKDGNDRLLFDIIGVDYAILGEAETSLPAFVEGLRAGREDFHGYDGVIFREKATGQVVRNKFKRLDLKRHKVRPAWHHFDCDYFITMSSFPFMGGGLRSMPVLSGRGCVGKCGFCSPSIGGFRKREIADLIDEIRFLIREYDFDKLCFLNEMFYPTAREVREFCAAYAALETRKPWFVQVRIDAGLDAETLVMMKEAGCIAVSAGIESGSDDVLAAMNKKTTAEQIRTFFRNCKAAGMPSNGTFIIGYDGETAEDLRKTIDLLIEEDISSGDALLVAYQGTKVYRKALGAGLIEDEDKHLDDFCCDIFAPDAYSRFCNMTAMSTDEFFDLAPKEVRRYNTYVFDKYKVRDLSLTIDGNWRWTSVLLEGKCRECGAPVRERFLAYGAEFLGLLGIGMSRNTFCGHCFKPLAFDIFEAGEMPEGRAHVREVSKALARYRRILVCAPTNDVNFLLRINFLSLDYELIHGIYLYRDEPVGRYLKYPVLKEGEIVGSGADCLLCFDVDAGASVRRLYARLGRECPPVVHAHPEAFRRSVAAKVPHAYRINQVFKRLFGVSVRTVLDRARALVGR
- a CDS encoding class I SAM-dependent methyltransferase, yielding MNRDMPMSERFAFGENWRRFLGDLSDERIDEAQWSLVDMLGDGRQFEGRHFFDIGCGSGLFSLAARNLGAEVVSIDFDPESVECARYLKEKYHPGDEKWRIMRGSVLDREFMAQCGQADIVYSWGVLHHTGSMWEAMANALDAVADRGLVHLAIYNDQGGYSDRWKTIKRWYVGMPKWARPLLCTAVLVVREAKPTLGQLLRLRNPWNYWMSKKQERGMSFWTNVADWVGGYPFEVAKPEEVFDFCRARGFVLLRLRTNRGEAGCNEFVLRKGGVV
- a CDS encoding FkbM family methyltransferase; translated protein: MNAVHEVLLDDAYGFVAGFLKSLPRRPVVLDLGANIGCFALRIFSAHPDARVVSVEAASDTYAVLQKNIARNVDLDWQALHAGVWESDGVLHLDRGERPVLNQVSSDGDGDPVPALTVASLKRKMTLDSIDLIKMDIEGAENAVIPACIDDLEAKYLVVEMHRSLGDCTVACAMLQNRYPYALTHDASGSENPVYLISRHEVAAPGMSLVNMVSHLTAFGPQSRQAS
- a CDS encoding glycosyltransferase family 4 protein; protein product: MKIVLLSTLFSAGGAARVMTTMANYWVAAGHEVHLFSFEDRGEVPFYPLHPRVCVTNLSLNRCSPNLLASMVNNWQRLATIRSNVKAVEPDAVVSFIDTANIRTVVALLGTGIPVIVSERVHPGHEQIGWLWGTLRRLVYPLAESLVVQTKDIGEFFSGYRLRDLRVIPNAVVAPAPDAGGETLDGLTLLAVGRLDRQKGYDLLVRAFSRVAAKHPGWTLRVAGDGPLRDELAQLTGALSLDDRVVWMGQVADVAGLYAQSNAYVMSSSYEGFPNALCEAMAAGLACVSTDCPSGPADIIRDGENGLLVPCDDEHALAAALDRLMADPDLRRTLGARAAGVVDRFSQDRIMGMWEECILEAIGRRVRS
- a CDS encoding radical SAM/SPASM domain-containing protein; translation: MPLKRKIDAAAVAARMTLAVATNTGNVPADYKSMVLIEPTSVCNLACPLCPTGTKTLERENKFIDMDVFDRILEVTAPVAEGYIINLFGEPTFHPRFSDILAKTSRLPTWLSTNLSYGEEAVREMAHWPHLRVICSVDTLDPEKYSEYRVGGNYDTVMRNLEILSKGQCQVYPQFLVSGDAEDEAAYVAFAKRFDIPVANVLLKAKFQSFRLDETDKPVSGVCHSCYTGIYFNCDGYLVPCCNNVRRELYIHHISEINSIDDIYRGERVRNIRRELVRNKNRFKSCGRCPGLGFWDTKFVEYLQCARSLLPGGGAKRESPQNIAF